Proteins encoded in a region of the Oncorhynchus clarkii lewisi isolate Uvic-CL-2024 chromosome 18, UVic_Ocla_1.0, whole genome shotgun sequence genome:
- the LOC139372954 gene encoding myc box-dependent-interacting protein 1-like isoform X7, with protein MAEEQGKTGKGINTGKLATSMQKRLSRAQEKVLQKLGKADETRDTAFEEGVANFNKQMAEGTKLQKDLRAYLAAVKTMHDASKRLQDCLADMYEPEWFGKEEVDTIAEEMIEKEMDYCMEETDILWSDYHDKLVDNSMIAMDNYLAQFPDIKARIAKRDRKMTDYDSARHHFGSLQKGKKQDQAKIAKPMSLVEKAAPGWAQGILSAHQIAQTNLTRNQAEEELGRAQKVFEEINVDLQDELPQLWNSRVGFYVNTFQSMAGYQQRFHKDMGKLNQDLNDVMTKLDEQRLAKKAGKDWKPGPKKSEAAAANHSVTPDAAPKTDTAVAAAAGAATTAVTNGSSEVLPAGVIYKVKAMHDYAATDGDELEMKAGDVVLVLAWENPDEQDDGWLMGVKESHWLENKDLLAKGVFPENFTQKL; from the exons GTCCTTCAGAAGCTGGGTAAagctgatgagaccagggacACAGCGTTCGAGGAGGGTGTGGCTAACTTCAACAAGCAGATG GCCGAGGGCACCAAACTGCAGAAAGACTTGAGGGCCTACCTGGCAGCAGTTAAAA CCATGCATGATGCGTCCAAGCGTCTGCAGGACTGTCTGGCGGATATGTACGAGCCAGAGTGGTTTGGCAAGGAGGAGGTGGATACCATCGCAGAG gagatgatagagaagGAGATGGACTATTGCATGGAG GAGACAGACATCCTGTGGTCAGATTACCACGACAAGCTTGTGGACAATTCCATGATCGCCATGGATAACTATCTGGCCCAGTTTCCTGACATTAAG GCACGCATCGCTAAGCGGGACAGGAAGATGACCGACTACGACAGTGCGAGGCATCACTTTGGCTCCCTACAGAAGGGCAAGAAGCAGGACCAGGCCAAGATCGCCAAG CCGATGTCTCTTGTGGAGAAGGCTGCCCCAGGTTGGGCCCAGGGGATTCTGTCTGCTCATCAAATAGCCCAAACTAACCTGACCAGAAACCAG GCAGAGGAGGAGTTAGGGAGAGCTCAGAAAGTATTTGAGGAGATCAACGTAGATCTGCAGGATGAGCTTCCACAGCTGTGGAACAG tcgtGTTGGCTTCTATGTTAACACATTCCAGAGTATGGCTGGATATCAGCAGAGGTTCCACAAAGACATGGGAAAG CTGAACCAGGACCTGAATGATGTCATGACCAAACTGGATGAGCAGAGGCTGGCCAA AAAGGCAGGTAAAGACTGGAAGCCTGGACCCAAGAAGAG TGAGGCAGCCGCCGCCAACCACAGCGTTACCCCAGACGCTGCACCCAAG ACTGACACTGCTGTGGCAGCCGCTGCAGGGGCTGCAACT ACTGCGGTGACCAATGGGTCTTCTGAGGTGCTGCCGGCTGGAGTCATCTACAAG GTCAAAGCCATGCATGACTATGCTGCCACCGATGGAGACGAGCTGGAGATGAAAGCAGGAGATGTTGTGCTGGTCCTGGCCTGGGAGAATCCTGATGAGCAG gatgACGGCTGGCTCATGGGCGTGAAGGAATCTCATTGGCTGGAGAATAAAGACCTCTTGGCAAAAGGAGTCTTCCCTGAAAACTTTACCCAGAAGTTGTGA
- the LOC139372954 gene encoding myc box-dependent-interacting protein 1-like isoform X4 encodes MAEEQGKTGKGINTGKLATSMQKRLSRAQEKVLQKLGKADETRDTAFEEGVANFNKQMAEGTKLQKDLRAYLAAVKTMHDASKRLQDCLADMYEPEWFGKEEVDTIAEEMIEKEMDYCMEETDILWSDYHDKLVDNSMIAMDNYLAQFPDIKARIAKRDRKMTDYDSARHHFGSLQKGKKQDQAKIAKAEEELGRAQKVFEEINVDLQDELPQLWNSRVGFYVNTFQSMAGYQQRFHKDMGKLNQDLNDVMTKLDEQRLAKKAGKDWKPGPKKSEAAAANHSVTPDAAPKTRPAPPGPAPVRPPPSPRPSLTPAPDTQQDIILFDGEALVPDANTTAPSQATAPSQATTPSQPQAASWDSWEPEPEHPPAAEEPQQNDDKESQETKAGWEEDKLAANQGGWGNDETGVAPSWDTEGTQASQACWDQDVTQTGHSQGGWGDNGAQVGEEAADAASDGQAGWGDAGAQAGWAEEPAADGQVGWAESGQTGWADSEQSTDTAVAAAAGAATTAVTNGSSEVLPAGVIYKVKAMHDYAATDGDELEMKAGDVVLVLAWENPDEQDDGWLMGVKESHWLENKDLLAKGVFPENFTQKL; translated from the exons GTCCTTCAGAAGCTGGGTAAagctgatgagaccagggacACAGCGTTCGAGGAGGGTGTGGCTAACTTCAACAAGCAGATG GCCGAGGGCACCAAACTGCAGAAAGACTTGAGGGCCTACCTGGCAGCAGTTAAAA CCATGCATGATGCGTCCAAGCGTCTGCAGGACTGTCTGGCGGATATGTACGAGCCAGAGTGGTTTGGCAAGGAGGAGGTGGATACCATCGCAGAG gagatgatagagaagGAGATGGACTATTGCATGGAG GAGACAGACATCCTGTGGTCAGATTACCACGACAAGCTTGTGGACAATTCCATGATCGCCATGGATAACTATCTGGCCCAGTTTCCTGACATTAAG GCACGCATCGCTAAGCGGGACAGGAAGATGACCGACTACGACAGTGCGAGGCATCACTTTGGCTCCCTACAGAAGGGCAAGAAGCAGGACCAGGCCAAGATCGCCAAG GCAGAGGAGGAGTTAGGGAGAGCTCAGAAAGTATTTGAGGAGATCAACGTAGATCTGCAGGATGAGCTTCCACAGCTGTGGAACAG tcgtGTTGGCTTCTATGTTAACACATTCCAGAGTATGGCTGGATATCAGCAGAGGTTCCACAAAGACATGGGAAAG CTGAACCAGGACCTGAATGATGTCATGACCAAACTGGATGAGCAGAGGCTGGCCAA AAAGGCAGGTAAAGACTGGAAGCCTGGACCCAAGAAGAG TGAGGCAGCCGCCGCCAACCACAGCGTTACCCCAGACGCTGCACCCAAG ACGAGGCCGGCGCCCCCTGGACCCGCCCCTGTACGCCCGCCCCCCAGCCCCAGACCCTCGTTGACTCCAGCTCCAGACACGCAACAGGACATAATCTTGTTCGATGGTGAAGCCCTGGTTCCCGACGCTAACACAACCGCACCGTCACAGGCAACCGCACCGTCACAGGCAACCACTCCGTCACAGCCGCAG GCGGCTTCCTGGGACTCATGGGAG CCTGAACCCGAGCATCCCCCTGCAGCGGAGGAGCCCCAGCAGAACGACGACAAAGAGTCCCAGGAGACCAAGGCCGGCTGGGAGGAAGATAAGCTTGCAGCCAACCAGGGTGGCTGGGGCAATGATGAGACTGGGGTCGCCCCGAGCTGGGATACTGAAGGGACACAGGCTTCTCAAGCATGCTGGGACCAGGATGTGACCCAGACTGGGCATTCTCAGGGTGGCTGGGGCGATAACGGGGCCCAGGTAGGGGAAGAGGCTGCAGATGCTGCCTCTGATGGACAGGCAGGCTGGGGTGATGCGGGTGCCCAGGCTGGGTGGGCAGAGGAGCCAGCTGCAGACGGGCAGGTGGGCTGGGCTGAGTCTGGGCAGACTGGCTGGGCTGACTCAGAGCAGAGC ACTGACACTGCTGTGGCAGCCGCTGCAGGGGCTGCAACT ACTGCGGTGACCAATGGGTCTTCTGAGGTGCTGCCGGCTGGAGTCATCTACAAG GTCAAAGCCATGCATGACTATGCTGCCACCGATGGAGACGAGCTGGAGATGAAAGCAGGAGATGTTGTGCTGGTCCTGGCCTGGGAGAATCCTGATGAGCAG gatgACGGCTGGCTCATGGGCGTGAAGGAATCTCATTGGCTGGAGAATAAAGACCTCTTGGCAAAAGGAGTCTTCCCTGAAAACTTTACCCAGAAGTTGTGA
- the LOC139372954 gene encoding myc box-dependent-interacting protein 1-like isoform X2: MAEEQGKTGKGINTGKLATSMQKRLSRAQEKVLQKLGKADETRDTAFEEGVANFNKQMAEGTKLQKDLRAYLAAVKTMHDASKRLQDCLADMYEPEWFGKEEVDTIAEETDILWSDYHDKLVDNSMIAMDNYLAQFPDIKARIAKRDRKMTDYDSARHHFGSLQKGKKQDQAKIAKPMSLVEKAAPGWAQGILSAHQIAQTNLTRNQAEEELGRAQKVFEEINVDLQDELPQLWNSRVGFYVNTFQSMAGYQQRFHKDMGKLNQDLNDVMTKLDEQRLAKKAGKDWKPGPKKSEAAAANHSVTPDAAPKTRPAPPGPAPVRPPPSPRPSLTPAPDTQQDIILFDGEALVPDANTTAPSQATAPSQATTPSQPQAASWDSWEPEPEHPPAAEEPQQNDDKESQETKAGWEEDKLAANQGGWGNDETGVAPSWDTEGTQASQACWDQDVTQTGHSQGGWGDNGAQVGEEAADAASDGQAGWGDAGAQAGWAEEPAADGQVGWAESGQTGWADSEQSTDTAVAAAAGAATTAVTNGSSEVLPAGVIYKVKAMHDYAATDGDELEMKAGDVVLVLAWENPDEQDDGWLMGVKESHWLENKDLLAKGVFPENFTQKL; encoded by the exons GTCCTTCAGAAGCTGGGTAAagctgatgagaccagggacACAGCGTTCGAGGAGGGTGTGGCTAACTTCAACAAGCAGATG GCCGAGGGCACCAAACTGCAGAAAGACTTGAGGGCCTACCTGGCAGCAGTTAAAA CCATGCATGATGCGTCCAAGCGTCTGCAGGACTGTCTGGCGGATATGTACGAGCCAGAGTGGTTTGGCAAGGAGGAGGTGGATACCATCGCAGAG GAGACAGACATCCTGTGGTCAGATTACCACGACAAGCTTGTGGACAATTCCATGATCGCCATGGATAACTATCTGGCCCAGTTTCCTGACATTAAG GCACGCATCGCTAAGCGGGACAGGAAGATGACCGACTACGACAGTGCGAGGCATCACTTTGGCTCCCTACAGAAGGGCAAGAAGCAGGACCAGGCCAAGATCGCCAAG CCGATGTCTCTTGTGGAGAAGGCTGCCCCAGGTTGGGCCCAGGGGATTCTGTCTGCTCATCAAATAGCCCAAACTAACCTGACCAGAAACCAG GCAGAGGAGGAGTTAGGGAGAGCTCAGAAAGTATTTGAGGAGATCAACGTAGATCTGCAGGATGAGCTTCCACAGCTGTGGAACAG tcgtGTTGGCTTCTATGTTAACACATTCCAGAGTATGGCTGGATATCAGCAGAGGTTCCACAAAGACATGGGAAAG CTGAACCAGGACCTGAATGATGTCATGACCAAACTGGATGAGCAGAGGCTGGCCAA AAAGGCAGGTAAAGACTGGAAGCCTGGACCCAAGAAGAG TGAGGCAGCCGCCGCCAACCACAGCGTTACCCCAGACGCTGCACCCAAG ACGAGGCCGGCGCCCCCTGGACCCGCCCCTGTACGCCCGCCCCCCAGCCCCAGACCCTCGTTGACTCCAGCTCCAGACACGCAACAGGACATAATCTTGTTCGATGGTGAAGCCCTGGTTCCCGACGCTAACACAACCGCACCGTCACAGGCAACCGCACCGTCACAGGCAACCACTCCGTCACAGCCGCAG GCGGCTTCCTGGGACTCATGGGAG CCTGAACCCGAGCATCCCCCTGCAGCGGAGGAGCCCCAGCAGAACGACGACAAAGAGTCCCAGGAGACCAAGGCCGGCTGGGAGGAAGATAAGCTTGCAGCCAACCAGGGTGGCTGGGGCAATGATGAGACTGGGGTCGCCCCGAGCTGGGATACTGAAGGGACACAGGCTTCTCAAGCATGCTGGGACCAGGATGTGACCCAGACTGGGCATTCTCAGGGTGGCTGGGGCGATAACGGGGCCCAGGTAGGGGAAGAGGCTGCAGATGCTGCCTCTGATGGACAGGCAGGCTGGGGTGATGCGGGTGCCCAGGCTGGGTGGGCAGAGGAGCCAGCTGCAGACGGGCAGGTGGGCTGGGCTGAGTCTGGGCAGACTGGCTGGGCTGACTCAGAGCAGAGC ACTGACACTGCTGTGGCAGCCGCTGCAGGGGCTGCAACT ACTGCGGTGACCAATGGGTCTTCTGAGGTGCTGCCGGCTGGAGTCATCTACAAG GTCAAAGCCATGCATGACTATGCTGCCACCGATGGAGACGAGCTGGAGATGAAAGCAGGAGATGTTGTGCTGGTCCTGGCCTGGGAGAATCCTGATGAGCAG gatgACGGCTGGCTCATGGGCGTGAAGGAATCTCATTGGCTGGAGAATAAAGACCTCTTGGCAAAAGGAGTCTTCCCTGAAAACTTTACCCAGAAGTTGTGA
- the LOC139372954 gene encoding myc box-dependent-interacting protein 1-like isoform X3 gives MAEEQGKTGKGINTGKLATSMQKRLSRAQEKVLQKLGKADETRDTAFEEGVANFNKQMAEGTKLQKDLRAYLAAVKTMHDASKRLQDCLADMYEPEWFGKEEVDTIAEEMIEKEMDYCMEETDILWSDYHDKLVDNSMIAMDNYLAQFPDIKARIAKRDRKMTDYDSARHHFGSLQKGKKQDQAKIAKPMSLVEKAAPGWAQGILSAHQIAQTNLTRNQAEEELGRAQKVFEEINVDLQDELPQLWNSRVGFYVNTFQSMAGYQQRFHKDMGKLNQDLNDVMTKLDEQRLANEAAAANHSVTPDAAPKTRPAPPGPAPVRPPPSPRPSLTPAPDTQQDIILFDGEALVPDANTTAPSQATAPSQATTPSQPQAASWDSWEPEPEHPPAAEEPQQNDDKESQETKAGWEEDKLAANQGGWGNDETGVAPSWDTEGTQASQACWDQDVTQTGHSQGGWGDNGAQVGEEAADAASDGQAGWGDAGAQAGWAEEPAADGQVGWAESGQTGWADSEQSTDTAVAAAAGAATTAVTNGSSEVLPAGVIYKVKAMHDYAATDGDELEMKAGDVVLVLAWENPDEQDDGWLMGVKESHWLENKDLLAKGVFPENFTQKL, from the exons GTCCTTCAGAAGCTGGGTAAagctgatgagaccagggacACAGCGTTCGAGGAGGGTGTGGCTAACTTCAACAAGCAGATG GCCGAGGGCACCAAACTGCAGAAAGACTTGAGGGCCTACCTGGCAGCAGTTAAAA CCATGCATGATGCGTCCAAGCGTCTGCAGGACTGTCTGGCGGATATGTACGAGCCAGAGTGGTTTGGCAAGGAGGAGGTGGATACCATCGCAGAG gagatgatagagaagGAGATGGACTATTGCATGGAG GAGACAGACATCCTGTGGTCAGATTACCACGACAAGCTTGTGGACAATTCCATGATCGCCATGGATAACTATCTGGCCCAGTTTCCTGACATTAAG GCACGCATCGCTAAGCGGGACAGGAAGATGACCGACTACGACAGTGCGAGGCATCACTTTGGCTCCCTACAGAAGGGCAAGAAGCAGGACCAGGCCAAGATCGCCAAG CCGATGTCTCTTGTGGAGAAGGCTGCCCCAGGTTGGGCCCAGGGGATTCTGTCTGCTCATCAAATAGCCCAAACTAACCTGACCAGAAACCAG GCAGAGGAGGAGTTAGGGAGAGCTCAGAAAGTATTTGAGGAGATCAACGTAGATCTGCAGGATGAGCTTCCACAGCTGTGGAACAG tcgtGTTGGCTTCTATGTTAACACATTCCAGAGTATGGCTGGATATCAGCAGAGGTTCCACAAAGACATGGGAAAG CTGAACCAGGACCTGAATGATGTCATGACCAAACTGGATGAGCAGAGGCTGGCCAA TGAGGCAGCCGCCGCCAACCACAGCGTTACCCCAGACGCTGCACCCAAG ACGAGGCCGGCGCCCCCTGGACCCGCCCCTGTACGCCCGCCCCCCAGCCCCAGACCCTCGTTGACTCCAGCTCCAGACACGCAACAGGACATAATCTTGTTCGATGGTGAAGCCCTGGTTCCCGACGCTAACACAACCGCACCGTCACAGGCAACCGCACCGTCACAGGCAACCACTCCGTCACAGCCGCAG GCGGCTTCCTGGGACTCATGGGAG CCTGAACCCGAGCATCCCCCTGCAGCGGAGGAGCCCCAGCAGAACGACGACAAAGAGTCCCAGGAGACCAAGGCCGGCTGGGAGGAAGATAAGCTTGCAGCCAACCAGGGTGGCTGGGGCAATGATGAGACTGGGGTCGCCCCGAGCTGGGATACTGAAGGGACACAGGCTTCTCAAGCATGCTGGGACCAGGATGTGACCCAGACTGGGCATTCTCAGGGTGGCTGGGGCGATAACGGGGCCCAGGTAGGGGAAGAGGCTGCAGATGCTGCCTCTGATGGACAGGCAGGCTGGGGTGATGCGGGTGCCCAGGCTGGGTGGGCAGAGGAGCCAGCTGCAGACGGGCAGGTGGGCTGGGCTGAGTCTGGGCAGACTGGCTGGGCTGACTCAGAGCAGAGC ACTGACACTGCTGTGGCAGCCGCTGCAGGGGCTGCAACT ACTGCGGTGACCAATGGGTCTTCTGAGGTGCTGCCGGCTGGAGTCATCTACAAG GTCAAAGCCATGCATGACTATGCTGCCACCGATGGAGACGAGCTGGAGATGAAAGCAGGAGATGTTGTGCTGGTCCTGGCCTGGGAGAATCCTGATGAGCAG gatgACGGCTGGCTCATGGGCGTGAAGGAATCTCATTGGCTGGAGAATAAAGACCTCTTGGCAAAAGGAGTCTTCCCTGAAAACTTTACCCAGAAGTTGTGA
- the LOC139372954 gene encoding myc box-dependent-interacting protein 1-like isoform X5 — MAEEQGKTGKGINTGKLATSMQKRLSRAQEKVLQKLGKADETRDTAFEEGVANFNKQMAEGTKLQKDLRAYLAAVKTMHDASKRLQDCLADMYEPEWFGKEEVDTIAEETDILWSDYHDKLVDNSMIAMDNYLAQFPDIKARIAKRDRKMTDYDSARHHFGSLQKGKKQDQAKIAKAEEELGRAQKVFEEINVDLQDELPQLWNSRVGFYVNTFQSMAGYQQRFHKDMGKLNQDLNDVMTKLDEQRLAKKAGKDWKPGPKKSEAAAANHSVTPDAAPKTRPAPPGPAPVRPPPSPRPSLTPAPDTQQDIILFDGEALVPDANTTAPSQATAPSQATTPSQPQAASWDSWEPEPEHPPAAEEPQQNDDKESQETKAGWEEDKLAANQGGWGNDETGVAPSWDTEGTQASQACWDQDVTQTGHSQGGWGDNGAQVGEEAADAASDGQAGWGDAGAQAGWAEEPAADGQVGWAESGQTGWADSEQSTDTAVAAAAGAATTAVTNGSSEVLPAGVIYKVKAMHDYAATDGDELEMKAGDVVLVLAWENPDEQDDGWLMGVKESHWLENKDLLAKGVFPENFTQKL; from the exons GTCCTTCAGAAGCTGGGTAAagctgatgagaccagggacACAGCGTTCGAGGAGGGTGTGGCTAACTTCAACAAGCAGATG GCCGAGGGCACCAAACTGCAGAAAGACTTGAGGGCCTACCTGGCAGCAGTTAAAA CCATGCATGATGCGTCCAAGCGTCTGCAGGACTGTCTGGCGGATATGTACGAGCCAGAGTGGTTTGGCAAGGAGGAGGTGGATACCATCGCAGAG GAGACAGACATCCTGTGGTCAGATTACCACGACAAGCTTGTGGACAATTCCATGATCGCCATGGATAACTATCTGGCCCAGTTTCCTGACATTAAG GCACGCATCGCTAAGCGGGACAGGAAGATGACCGACTACGACAGTGCGAGGCATCACTTTGGCTCCCTACAGAAGGGCAAGAAGCAGGACCAGGCCAAGATCGCCAAG GCAGAGGAGGAGTTAGGGAGAGCTCAGAAAGTATTTGAGGAGATCAACGTAGATCTGCAGGATGAGCTTCCACAGCTGTGGAACAG tcgtGTTGGCTTCTATGTTAACACATTCCAGAGTATGGCTGGATATCAGCAGAGGTTCCACAAAGACATGGGAAAG CTGAACCAGGACCTGAATGATGTCATGACCAAACTGGATGAGCAGAGGCTGGCCAA AAAGGCAGGTAAAGACTGGAAGCCTGGACCCAAGAAGAG TGAGGCAGCCGCCGCCAACCACAGCGTTACCCCAGACGCTGCACCCAAG ACGAGGCCGGCGCCCCCTGGACCCGCCCCTGTACGCCCGCCCCCCAGCCCCAGACCCTCGTTGACTCCAGCTCCAGACACGCAACAGGACATAATCTTGTTCGATGGTGAAGCCCTGGTTCCCGACGCTAACACAACCGCACCGTCACAGGCAACCGCACCGTCACAGGCAACCACTCCGTCACAGCCGCAG GCGGCTTCCTGGGACTCATGGGAG CCTGAACCCGAGCATCCCCCTGCAGCGGAGGAGCCCCAGCAGAACGACGACAAAGAGTCCCAGGAGACCAAGGCCGGCTGGGAGGAAGATAAGCTTGCAGCCAACCAGGGTGGCTGGGGCAATGATGAGACTGGGGTCGCCCCGAGCTGGGATACTGAAGGGACACAGGCTTCTCAAGCATGCTGGGACCAGGATGTGACCCAGACTGGGCATTCTCAGGGTGGCTGGGGCGATAACGGGGCCCAGGTAGGGGAAGAGGCTGCAGATGCTGCCTCTGATGGACAGGCAGGCTGGGGTGATGCGGGTGCCCAGGCTGGGTGGGCAGAGGAGCCAGCTGCAGACGGGCAGGTGGGCTGGGCTGAGTCTGGGCAGACTGGCTGGGCTGACTCAGAGCAGAGC ACTGACACTGCTGTGGCAGCCGCTGCAGGGGCTGCAACT ACTGCGGTGACCAATGGGTCTTCTGAGGTGCTGCCGGCTGGAGTCATCTACAAG GTCAAAGCCATGCATGACTATGCTGCCACCGATGGAGACGAGCTGGAGATGAAAGCAGGAGATGTTGTGCTGGTCCTGGCCTGGGAGAATCCTGATGAGCAG gatgACGGCTGGCTCATGGGCGTGAAGGAATCTCATTGGCTGGAGAATAAAGACCTCTTGGCAAAAGGAGTCTTCCCTGAAAACTTTACCCAGAAGTTGTGA
- the LOC139372954 gene encoding myc box-dependent-interacting protein 1-like isoform X1, whose protein sequence is MAEEQGKTGKGINTGKLATSMQKRLSRAQEKVLQKLGKADETRDTAFEEGVANFNKQMAEGTKLQKDLRAYLAAVKTMHDASKRLQDCLADMYEPEWFGKEEVDTIAEEMIEKEMDYCMEETDILWSDYHDKLVDNSMIAMDNYLAQFPDIKARIAKRDRKMTDYDSARHHFGSLQKGKKQDQAKIAKPMSLVEKAAPGWAQGILSAHQIAQTNLTRNQAEEELGRAQKVFEEINVDLQDELPQLWNSRVGFYVNTFQSMAGYQQRFHKDMGKLNQDLNDVMTKLDEQRLAKKAGKDWKPGPKKSEAAAANHSVTPDAAPKTRPAPPGPAPVRPPPSPRPSLTPAPDTQQDIILFDGEALVPDANTTAPSQATAPSQATTPSQPQAASWDSWEPEPEHPPAAEEPQQNDDKESQETKAGWEEDKLAANQGGWGNDETGVAPSWDTEGTQASQACWDQDVTQTGHSQGGWGDNGAQVGEEAADAASDGQAGWGDAGAQAGWAEEPAADGQVGWAESGQTGWADSEQSTDTAVAAAAGAATTAVTNGSSEVLPAGVIYKVKAMHDYAATDGDELEMKAGDVVLVLAWENPDEQDDGWLMGVKESHWLENKDLLAKGVFPENFTQKL, encoded by the exons GTCCTTCAGAAGCTGGGTAAagctgatgagaccagggacACAGCGTTCGAGGAGGGTGTGGCTAACTTCAACAAGCAGATG GCCGAGGGCACCAAACTGCAGAAAGACTTGAGGGCCTACCTGGCAGCAGTTAAAA CCATGCATGATGCGTCCAAGCGTCTGCAGGACTGTCTGGCGGATATGTACGAGCCAGAGTGGTTTGGCAAGGAGGAGGTGGATACCATCGCAGAG gagatgatagagaagGAGATGGACTATTGCATGGAG GAGACAGACATCCTGTGGTCAGATTACCACGACAAGCTTGTGGACAATTCCATGATCGCCATGGATAACTATCTGGCCCAGTTTCCTGACATTAAG GCACGCATCGCTAAGCGGGACAGGAAGATGACCGACTACGACAGTGCGAGGCATCACTTTGGCTCCCTACAGAAGGGCAAGAAGCAGGACCAGGCCAAGATCGCCAAG CCGATGTCTCTTGTGGAGAAGGCTGCCCCAGGTTGGGCCCAGGGGATTCTGTCTGCTCATCAAATAGCCCAAACTAACCTGACCAGAAACCAG GCAGAGGAGGAGTTAGGGAGAGCTCAGAAAGTATTTGAGGAGATCAACGTAGATCTGCAGGATGAGCTTCCACAGCTGTGGAACAG tcgtGTTGGCTTCTATGTTAACACATTCCAGAGTATGGCTGGATATCAGCAGAGGTTCCACAAAGACATGGGAAAG CTGAACCAGGACCTGAATGATGTCATGACCAAACTGGATGAGCAGAGGCTGGCCAA AAAGGCAGGTAAAGACTGGAAGCCTGGACCCAAGAAGAG TGAGGCAGCCGCCGCCAACCACAGCGTTACCCCAGACGCTGCACCCAAG ACGAGGCCGGCGCCCCCTGGACCCGCCCCTGTACGCCCGCCCCCCAGCCCCAGACCCTCGTTGACTCCAGCTCCAGACACGCAACAGGACATAATCTTGTTCGATGGTGAAGCCCTGGTTCCCGACGCTAACACAACCGCACCGTCACAGGCAACCGCACCGTCACAGGCAACCACTCCGTCACAGCCGCAG GCGGCTTCCTGGGACTCATGGGAG CCTGAACCCGAGCATCCCCCTGCAGCGGAGGAGCCCCAGCAGAACGACGACAAAGAGTCCCAGGAGACCAAGGCCGGCTGGGAGGAAGATAAGCTTGCAGCCAACCAGGGTGGCTGGGGCAATGATGAGACTGGGGTCGCCCCGAGCTGGGATACTGAAGGGACACAGGCTTCTCAAGCATGCTGGGACCAGGATGTGACCCAGACTGGGCATTCTCAGGGTGGCTGGGGCGATAACGGGGCCCAGGTAGGGGAAGAGGCTGCAGATGCTGCCTCTGATGGACAGGCAGGCTGGGGTGATGCGGGTGCCCAGGCTGGGTGGGCAGAGGAGCCAGCTGCAGACGGGCAGGTGGGCTGGGCTGAGTCTGGGCAGACTGGCTGGGCTGACTCAGAGCAGAGC ACTGACACTGCTGTGGCAGCCGCTGCAGGGGCTGCAACT ACTGCGGTGACCAATGGGTCTTCTGAGGTGCTGCCGGCTGGAGTCATCTACAAG GTCAAAGCCATGCATGACTATGCTGCCACCGATGGAGACGAGCTGGAGATGAAAGCAGGAGATGTTGTGCTGGTCCTGGCCTGGGAGAATCCTGATGAGCAG gatgACGGCTGGCTCATGGGCGTGAAGGAATCTCATTGGCTGGAGAATAAAGACCTCTTGGCAAAAGGAGTCTTCCCTGAAAACTTTACCCAGAAGTTGTGA